The Fischerella sp. PCC 9605 genome contains a region encoding:
- a CDS encoding S1C family serine protease — translation MPINTALKIAQQLVTKGKVEHPYLGIEIKPNNNHNFFGIRERGVLIVKVIPDSPADKAGLRVKDTIQEINNQPINTVDEVLRLLEKSNVGSNLQMQVQRKGQTWQVALRPSPLTVATE, via the coding sequence ATTCCCATCAACACAGCTCTAAAAATTGCCCAGCAATTAGTTACTAAGGGAAAAGTTGAACATCCTTACTTAGGTATTGAGATAAAACCTAACAATAATCACAACTTTTTTGGTATTCGTGAGCGAGGAGTTCTCATTGTCAAAGTTATTCCAGATTCTCCAGCTGACAAAGCAGGATTACGAGTAAAAGATACAATCCAAGAAATTAATAATCAACCTATTAATACGGTTGATGAAGTCCTGCGGTTGCTGGAAAAGAGTAACGTAGGTAGCAATTTGCAAATGCAAGTGCAACGCAAAGGACAGACTTGGCAAGTAGCATTACGACCATCACCTCTGACCGTTGCAACTGAGTAA
- a CDS encoding DUF2808 domain-containing protein, translated as MGLCPSSRSPHPYDAGIVTNDVKVIQGDRTLNSTVYKDDGRILIVFDQRVPPRTTLQIALNDVDMEFFADTKIVNYRVSSGYVALNQTLPYGLARITLR; from the coding sequence ATGGGCCTTTGTCCTTCATCACGCTCACCCCACCCCTATGATGCAGGTATTGTCACAAATGACGTTAAGGTTATCCAAGGCGATCGCACACTCAACTCAACTGTGTATAAAGATGACGGCAGAATTCTGATTGTTTTTGACCAACGAGTACCCCCTAGAACTACTCTGCAAATTGCACTGAACGATGTGGATATGGAATTTTTTGCCGATACCAAGATTGTGAATTATCGCGTTTCTAGTGGGTATGTTGCTCTTAATCAAACACTTCCCTACGGCTTAGCCCGGATTACACTGCGTTAA
- a CDS encoding PRC-barrel domain-containing protein encodes MALYKLDEYYPNYQNEIFDGYDIKNFDVYAQDDKVGSVTNMMIDDEGHFRYFIVDTGFWVFGKKILLPVGMARINYEDKRVYVPVLTKQQVEDLPEFTEYLAIDNDYEERVRGVYRPYMTTPTTGFIYGADIYNYRQEPYFYALNDLNLRMYEDRFRARRNNSRVNIL; translated from the coding sequence ATGGCTCTTTACAAACTGGATGAATACTATCCCAACTATCAAAATGAAATTTTCGATGGCTATGACATCAAAAATTTTGATGTTTATGCTCAAGATGATAAGGTTGGTTCTGTAACCAACATGATGATTGATGATGAAGGTCATTTCCGGTATTTCATCGTTGATACAGGCTTTTGGGTTTTTGGTAAGAAAATATTGCTGCCTGTTGGGATGGCTCGTATTAATTACGAAGATAAACGGGTGTATGTCCCTGTATTAACTAAACAGCAAGTGGAAGATTTGCCCGAATTTACTGAATATTTGGCGATCGACAACGATTATGAAGAGCGCGTCAGAGGTGTTTATCGTCCTTACATGACAACACCAACTACAGGTTTTATTTATGGTGCCGATATCTATAACTATCGGCAAGAACCTTATTTTTATGCTCTCAACGATCTAAATCTCAGAATGTATGAAGATCGATTCCGAGCAAGAAGGAACAATAGCAGAGTAAACATACTATAA
- a CDS encoding phosphatase PAP2 family protein — protein MAVDILWSPEPIITIQRLFGVRWNWLFEILTQFGTAKAVTVVFALALWISGRRLAYGLLGVVLLATVIDVLIWTIFPVLRPHDPQIIIRTHPGVPSFPSGHTVTATTLWGTLTAFGRIPAVISVCIVFLVMLARLYLGVHYLADLLGGVAIALILVVAYQRLWHKLVRWFSGRTFQFFLVLGLSAPIAVFPFTSFSPRGWELFGYAVGLGIGMPLEYWYVRYSPAKISRRKQVLKVAIGLGGLVMLVFVSRLIFSSGLVREAVTSGFAALWIAFLAPALFAGMGLSRHLPRSG, from the coding sequence ATGGCGGTTGACATACTTTGGAGTCCTGAGCCAATTATTACCATTCAGCGCTTGTTCGGTGTCAGATGGAATTGGCTATTTGAGATCCTCACGCAATTTGGGACGGCTAAGGCTGTTACCGTGGTCTTTGCTTTAGCACTCTGGATTTCAGGACGACGGCTTGCCTATGGCTTGCTTGGAGTCGTGCTTTTAGCAACAGTGATAGACGTACTAATTTGGACTATCTTCCCTGTGTTGCGTCCCCACGATCCCCAGATTATTATTCGCACACATCCAGGAGTACCGTCGTTTCCTAGTGGACACACAGTAACTGCAACTACTTTGTGGGGGACATTGACTGCGTTTGGTCGCATCCCGGCAGTTATTTCGGTATGCATTGTCTTTCTAGTAATGCTAGCTCGCCTGTATCTTGGTGTACACTATCTGGCAGATTTACTCGGTGGCGTGGCGATCGCGTTGATTTTGGTGGTTGCTTACCAGCGTTTGTGGCACAAGCTTGTGCGCTGGTTCTCTGGACGGACATTTCAATTCTTCCTAGTTCTAGGTCTTTCAGCACCAATTGCAGTATTTCCTTTCACCAGTTTCTCTCCTAGAGGTTGGGAACTTTTTGGTTATGCGGTAGGTTTGGGAATCGGAATGCCGCTTGAATATTGGTATGTTCGCTACTCCCCAGCTAAAATTTCCCGCCGAAAGCAAGTGCTGAAAGTTGCGATCGGCTTGGGAGGATTGGTAATGCTTGTATTTGTATCTCGCCTGATCTTTAGCAGTGGATTAGTGCGTGAGGCTGTGACATCTGGCTTTGCAGCGCTGTGGATCGCGTTCTTGGCACCAGCGCTGTTTGCAGGTATGGGTTTATCTAGGCATTTGCCTCGTTCTGGGTAG